The following are encoded in a window of Roseimaritima ulvae genomic DNA:
- a CDS encoding glycosyltransferase family 4 protein, which produces MQIITRNELRGAEVFATTLSEALLRRQHRVSIPAIYTTSAAAFDLVGAEHMELGGVRKGKLERRPLMNLRRFIQSVQPDIIQANGFHALKYAVLATVCSPRRAPIVYRNISLASDWVRGGVRRRWGSWLFRHVDFVTSVSQQCADNLCRTYGYPSDRTCVIRRGIEYPDHLDAAYAKSCIREEIKASPSAPVLMHTGGFTVEKNHAGLLDAFRIVCEQRDDIQLVLCGDGPLLREVQQQAANLGLNERVCFLGNRTDAARLVAGADVFVLPSHVEGIPGVVLEAAAQGVPAVCTRVGGLEEAVLDGETGVLVPPDDSRQLARAVLHLLDDDSLRQSMGQAAREHISKHFRLQRAVDEFEQLYESLVAGPPERASQR; this is translated from the coding sequence ATGCAAATCATCACTCGCAATGAATTGCGAGGTGCGGAAGTGTTTGCCACCACGCTCAGCGAGGCGTTGTTGCGGCGGCAGCATCGCGTCAGCATCCCGGCGATCTATACCACTTCGGCCGCTGCATTCGATTTAGTTGGCGCGGAGCACATGGAATTGGGGGGGGTGCGAAAAGGCAAGTTGGAACGACGGCCATTGATGAATCTGAGACGCTTCATTCAGTCGGTTCAGCCCGACATCATTCAGGCCAATGGGTTTCACGCCCTGAAGTACGCCGTGTTGGCAACCGTCTGTTCGCCCCGGCGGGCTCCCATCGTCTATCGAAATATCAGCTTGGCAAGTGATTGGGTGCGAGGTGGCGTCCGTCGGCGGTGGGGATCCTGGCTGTTCCGCCACGTCGACTTTGTAACGTCGGTCAGTCAGCAATGTGCGGACAATCTTTGCCGAACCTATGGATATCCGTCGGATCGCACCTGTGTCATTCGTCGGGGGATTGAATACCCGGATCATTTGGATGCCGCTTATGCAAAGAGCTGCATCAGAGAGGAAATCAAGGCGAGTCCCTCCGCTCCGGTGCTGATGCATACCGGCGGTTTCACGGTCGAAAAAAATCATGCGGGGTTGCTGGACGCGTTTCGGATCGTCTGTGAACAACGCGACGATATACAGTTGGTGTTGTGCGGCGATGGGCCCTTGCTTAGAGAGGTTCAGCAGCAGGCCGCCAACTTGGGTTTGAATGAACGGGTATGCTTCTTGGGGAATCGAACGGATGCGGCGCGATTGGTTGCCGGGGCAGACGTGTTTGTGCTGCCCAGTCATGTCGAAGGGATTCCGGGGGTCGTGTTGGAGGCGGCAGCCCAGGGCGTACCTGCAGTTTGCACACGCGTTGGCGGTCTGGAAGAGGCGGTGCTCGACGGCGAGACGGGCGTCTTGGTGCCGCCCGATGACAGTCGCCAATTGGCCCGCGCCGTCCTCCACTTATTGGACGACGACAGTCTTCGTCAATCGATGGGGCAAGCGGCCAGAGAGCACATCAGCAAGCACTTCAGGCTGCAGCGGGCCGTAGATGAATTCGAGCAATTGTACGAATCGCTTGTCGCGGGACCACCGGAGCGGGCTTCCCAGCGGTAG
- a CDS encoding glycosyltransferase yields MLWLIKGLGLGGAEMLFEMAAPHLDRERFDYQIGYFLPWKDALVERLQQRQLPITCFDIPRGFSLRGVRRIAQFCRQQQIDVLHMHLPMPGVMGRLAGKRADVPAMIYTEHNLWSRLNPVSRMINRLTFGMHDRAIAVSQDVADSMSRRYMERVQVINNGIDCDAVRTLAGDRDETRDRLGIKADCLVVGKVANLTPKKNHELLIDAFADLHQAVPNSRLLLVGQFADREQVLRQHASRRGVQDAVIFTGPSTEVPQLVAAMDVFAMSSNFEGLPISLLEAMSLGKASICTSVGGIPQVVRDGQDGFLVDAGDRIGFAAGLKRLAQNRQLRCDLGASAAAHVREAFDIRAMVAQVEQVYCDVLECKGRTV; encoded by the coding sequence GTGCTTTGGCTGATCAAAGGTCTGGGACTGGGGGGCGCGGAAATGTTGTTTGAAATGGCCGCTCCACATTTGGATCGTGAGCGTTTTGATTATCAGATCGGTTACTTCTTGCCTTGGAAGGATGCGTTGGTCGAGCGTCTGCAGCAGCGTCAGCTTCCCATCACCTGTTTCGATATACCGAGAGGGTTTTCGCTGCGGGGCGTCCGGCGAATCGCTCAATTCTGTCGCCAGCAGCAGATCGATGTGTTGCATATGCATCTGCCCATGCCTGGCGTGATGGGCCGGCTGGCGGGAAAGCGTGCGGATGTCCCTGCCATGATTTACACCGAGCACAATCTATGGTCCCGCTTGAATCCCGTTAGCCGGATGATTAATCGTCTGACGTTCGGCATGCATGATCGCGCTATTGCCGTTTCACAAGATGTGGCGGATAGCATGTCACGTCGTTACATGGAACGTGTGCAGGTGATCAACAACGGAATCGATTGTGACGCCGTGCGAACATTAGCCGGCGATCGAGACGAAACCCGCGATCGACTCGGAATCAAGGCCGACTGTTTGGTGGTTGGCAAAGTCGCTAATTTGACTCCCAAGAAGAACCACGAGTTGTTGATCGACGCGTTTGCCGATCTGCACCAAGCCGTGCCGAACAGCCGACTATTGCTGGTAGGCCAATTCGCCGACCGAGAGCAGGTGTTGCGGCAACACGCCAGCCGTCGCGGAGTTCAGGATGCCGTAATTTTTACGGGGCCCAGCACCGAGGTGCCGCAGTTGGTGGCGGCGATGGATGTGTTTGCGATGTCGTCCAATTTTGAGGGCCTGCCAATCTCCCTGTTGGAGGCGATGTCGCTGGGAAAGGCCTCGATTTGTACGTCAGTAGGGGGCATTCCCCAGGTGGTTCGTGACGGTCAGGATGGTTTTTTGGTTGACGCCGGGGACCGGATCGGGTTTGCTGCAGGATTGAAACGACTCGCCCAAAACCGGCAACTACGCTGTGACTTGGGAGCATCGGCGGCGGCGCATGTGCGGGAGGCGTTCGATATACGCGCCATGGTTGCTCAGGTGGAACAGGTATATTGCGACGTTTTAGAATGCAAAGGCAGGACGGTATAA
- a CDS encoding glycosyltransferase — MVTYRRQALLQDTLRRIAEQTYPLDQILIVDNENSSATRQLVTELEPTLATPLRYIATTENFGSAGGWAFGMKQLSDDDCYDWIMPLDDDDPPENRRDFERMVAFAKLAKAEIPNLGAVGIVGARFDWRKGLIQRLPDSEIVGRVSVDFVGSGNIPLYHRSAIEKVGVFDASLFFGYTEVEYGLRLKKAGFEVLANSEMWRERRIAKGRVGVRPRPQKVCVVSPRKYYGIRNHIYIMRRHRRWDLAVKQTLIQCVLKPMYTLFTSPRLACAGAVQALSASTDGFLGRMGKKGEPAARDRDRDIFDSLVLDEAASGDELAAKS, encoded by the coding sequence ATGGTGACCTATCGACGGCAAGCTTTGTTGCAGGACACGCTTCGCAGGATTGCCGAACAGACGTACCCCTTGGATCAAATTCTGATTGTCGACAACGAGAATTCATCAGCCACGCGCCAGTTGGTCACGGAGCTCGAACCTACGTTAGCGACTCCCTTGCGGTATATTGCTACCACCGAAAATTTCGGTTCGGCGGGTGGCTGGGCTTTTGGCATGAAGCAGTTGTCCGATGACGATTGCTATGACTGGATCATGCCACTGGATGACGACGATCCACCCGAGAATCGACGCGACTTTGAGCGGATGGTCGCGTTTGCGAAGCTCGCCAAGGCGGAGATTCCAAACCTGGGCGCGGTAGGCATCGTCGGGGCTCGGTTCGATTGGCGAAAAGGACTGATTCAGCGACTGCCAGATAGCGAAATTGTTGGACGGGTGTCGGTCGATTTCGTCGGTAGCGGCAACATCCCGCTGTACCACCGTAGCGCAATCGAAAAAGTAGGGGTCTTTGATGCTTCGTTGTTTTTCGGCTACACCGAAGTGGAATACGGCTTGCGGCTGAAAAAAGCCGGATTTGAGGTACTAGCCAATTCGGAAATGTGGCGTGAACGAAGGATTGCCAAGGGACGTGTGGGCGTCCGGCCCAGGCCGCAGAAAGTATGCGTCGTCAGCCCGCGCAAGTACTATGGGATTCGAAACCACATTTACATTATGCGACGACACCGTCGTTGGGACTTGGCGGTAAAGCAAACCCTCATTCAATGTGTGCTCAAGCCGATGTATACGTTGTTCACTAGTCCTCGTTTAGCGTGTGCCGGCGCCGTTCAGGCCTTGTCGGCATCCACGGATGGGTTCCTTGGCAGGATGGGGAAGAAGGGGGAGCCCGCCGCTCGAGATCGAGATCGCGATATTTTTGATTCTCTTGTGCTCGACGAAGCGGCCAGTGGCGATGAACTCGCCGCAAAGAGTTAG
- the asnB gene encoding asparagine synthase (glutamine-hydrolyzing), with the protein MPPSRRNVGTVATTSTQTKAGDGPMCGIAGIAQLNAQASCLATDLASLSRQLRHRGPDDEGYMLVDFGRQTTRHCIGDDSQPSQIARHIREEVQTPAHVGLTHRRLSILDVSAAGHQPMSSPDGRYHLIYNGEVYNFVELRKELEKEGCSFQSSSDTEVVLAALSTWGIHALQRFVGMFALAWLDIQEHHLLLARDPFGIKPLHYCQTASQFAFASEPRALLNLPGVSRQIDPQATYTYLRHNVTDHNDSTFFRDIRQLPPAHVLQLDLRTASPASISRFWSSEIGRDWTSDYPAAIDRLKCEFLESVRLHLRSDVPLSVMLSGGIDSSAVTMLTRRLLGPQAPLEAFSYISPDPRRDESRWVDIVVASAQANVHRVEPKLDTLTEDIDRVIESQQAPFGSLSIVAQYCVFRKIRESGIKVSLSGQGADELLGGYSPFVAARLASLVRTGHWLSAARFFHRGSQRWPGRKRLTSGVAQQLLPAFIEKPIRRVMGKQAVPGWMNRSWFLARDVAMESVREHRSGAAQPLKSALLDSLTRTNLPELLRYEDRNSMAHSVESRVPFLTTPLVSFLTSLPEEYIISDQCISKAIFRDAMRKSVPDAILDRQDKVAFSAPLKQWFPTLEPWIEATLSSDAAARMAPLDHAAVRAQWDLVRAGKKRPDNLLWRWVNLIRWAEQFQVAVS; encoded by the coding sequence GTGCCGCCGAGCCGAAGAAATGTCGGCACTGTTGCAACAACATCTACCCAGACTAAGGCCGGCGACGGACCCATGTGTGGCATCGCAGGGATAGCTCAGCTAAATGCTCAGGCCAGTTGCCTGGCGACGGACTTGGCAAGCCTTAGTCGGCAGCTGCGCCATCGTGGTCCCGACGACGAAGGTTATATGTTGGTGGACTTTGGCCGCCAGACTACGCGGCATTGTATTGGTGACGATAGCCAGCCTTCTCAGATCGCTAGGCATATTCGCGAGGAAGTTCAGACGCCGGCGCACGTTGGGTTGACGCATCGGCGACTGTCGATCTTGGATGTCTCTGCCGCTGGACACCAGCCGATGTCTTCGCCAGACGGGCGATATCATCTTATTTACAACGGCGAAGTCTACAACTTCGTCGAGTTGCGAAAAGAGCTGGAAAAGGAGGGCTGCTCATTTCAGTCAAGCAGTGATACGGAAGTAGTCCTGGCGGCTCTTTCAACCTGGGGCATCCATGCGCTGCAACGCTTTGTCGGCATGTTTGCGCTTGCTTGGCTGGATATTCAGGAGCACCACTTGCTGCTGGCGCGTGACCCGTTCGGCATTAAACCGTTGCACTACTGCCAAACCGCTTCGCAGTTCGCCTTCGCTTCGGAGCCGCGGGCGCTGCTAAATTTGCCTGGAGTTTCGCGTCAGATTGATCCACAGGCTACTTATACCTATCTTCGGCACAACGTCACCGATCACAACGACTCGACATTCTTTCGCGATATTCGGCAGTTGCCTCCAGCACACGTCCTGCAGCTGGATCTACGTACGGCCAGCCCCGCATCGATCTCGCGATTTTGGAGTTCCGAAATTGGCAGGGATTGGACCTCGGACTACCCCGCTGCCATCGACAGGCTGAAGTGTGAGTTTCTTGAAAGTGTCCGTCTGCATTTGAGGAGTGATGTCCCTTTGTCGGTGATGCTGTCCGGCGGGATCGACTCATCGGCGGTGACGATGTTGACACGGCGATTGCTAGGGCCCCAGGCACCACTGGAAGCTTTCAGCTACATCTCGCCAGACCCTCGTAGAGATGAGTCGCGTTGGGTTGATATAGTCGTCGCCTCCGCTCAGGCAAATGTTCATCGCGTGGAACCGAAGCTAGATACGCTAACGGAAGACATTGACCGCGTCATCGAGTCTCAGCAAGCACCCTTTGGTAGCCTTAGTATTGTGGCGCAGTACTGTGTGTTCCGAAAAATCCGTGAATCGGGTATTAAAGTTTCGTTGAGCGGGCAAGGGGCAGACGAGTTGCTGGGAGGATACAGTCCGTTTGTGGCTGCGCGGCTGGCGTCGCTGGTGCGGACAGGGCATTGGCTTTCCGCCGCCCGGTTTTTTCATCGCGGCTCTCAGCGTTGGCCGGGGAGGAAACGGTTGACGTCGGGAGTGGCCCAGCAACTGCTGCCCGCGTTCATCGAAAAGCCGATACGACGAGTGATGGGCAAGCAAGCGGTTCCGGGATGGATGAACCGGTCGTGGTTCTTAGCCCGTGATGTTGCGATGGAGTCGGTTCGCGAGCACCGCAGCGGCGCTGCTCAACCCCTTAAATCCGCGTTGCTCGATAGCTTGACGCGAACTAATTTGCCAGAACTGCTTCGTTATGAAGACCGTAATTCGATGGCCCACTCGGTCGAAAGTCGTGTTCCCTTCTTGACGACACCTCTGGTTTCATTCCTGACCAGCCTGCCAGAAGAGTACATTATCTCTGATCAATGTATTTCCAAAGCGATTTTCCGTGACGCAATGCGAAAGTCCGTTCCCGACGCGATCCTTGATCGGCAGGACAAAGTCGCCTTTAGTGCACCGCTGAAGCAGTGGTTCCCAACCCTTGAACCATGGATTGAGGCAACGCTGAGCAGCGATGCCGCAGCAAGGATGGCGCCGCTCGATCACGCAGCCGTCCGAGCGCAGTGGGACCTCGTGCGTGCTGGGAAAAAACGTCCCGATAACCTGCTTTGGCGGTGGGTGAACTTGATTCGTTGGGCGGAACAGTTTCAAGTTGCGGTTTCATAA
- a CDS encoding GNAT family N-acetyltransferase has translation MSDIEIVPYTAEHAAEVADLLNAGLARKLVGVRDVDYWNWKHEQNPCGRSLMLMARADGRVVGIRAFMRWNMRCGGEVIQAAKPVDSVTHPDYQRRGIFSRLTRQACELAAAEGVAFLFNTPNRNSKPGYLKLGWHVVGELALYAKIVRPFSAASHALRWKLAGGGLPPRDAYFSAEPQRASAVLLDQAVADLLKGRADGAAQLETLRTPEFLRWRYGDHPHLEYFAETVEDQGQLAGILVFRTNLRHGLREIMITDLIVRHNNTDAIVDRLLRQLKANTRGDYWIVCMDNCSKTSTALRAWRFWTVPKKRISLVARALRPDGLPVQQLDRWSLCFGDLEGL, from the coding sequence ATGTCGGATATCGAAATCGTGCCTTACACCGCGGAGCATGCCGCGGAGGTTGCCGACCTGCTGAATGCCGGTTTGGCTCGTAAGTTGGTCGGTGTCCGTGATGTGGACTACTGGAATTGGAAACACGAACAGAATCCCTGCGGTCGCTCGCTGATGTTGATGGCGCGAGCCGATGGTCGCGTGGTTGGCATTCGGGCTTTCATGCGTTGGAATATGCGATGCGGTGGTGAAGTGATCCAGGCCGCCAAGCCGGTCGATAGTGTGACGCATCCGGACTATCAACGCCGCGGGATATTTTCTCGGCTGACGCGCCAAGCGTGCGAACTGGCTGCTGCGGAAGGTGTGGCGTTTTTGTTCAATACGCCCAATCGAAACAGCAAACCTGGGTACCTGAAACTAGGTTGGCATGTGGTGGGTGAGTTAGCGTTGTACGCCAAGATCGTGCGTCCGTTTTCGGCAGCCAGCCATGCGTTGCGTTGGAAGTTGGCAGGCGGCGGACTGCCGCCGCGTGATGCGTACTTTTCCGCGGAACCCCAAAGGGCCTCAGCTGTGTTGTTGGACCAGGCGGTAGCGGATTTGCTGAAAGGACGTGCGGACGGGGCGGCACAATTAGAAACCCTGCGGACGCCCGAATTTTTGCGGTGGCGGTATGGAGATCATCCACATCTGGAGTATTTCGCGGAGACTGTTGAGGACCAAGGTCAGCTCGCAGGGATCCTGGTCTTTCGGACCAATCTTCGGCACGGTCTTCGCGAAATCATGATTACCGATTTGATCGTCCGGCATAACAACACGGACGCCATCGTGGACCGACTGCTGCGTCAGTTGAAGGCAAACACTCGGGGCGACTACTGGATTGTCTGCATGGACAACTGCTCGAAGACATCTACTGCCCTGCGGGCATGGCGATTTTGGACCGTACCGAAAAAGCGGATTTCGTTGGTGGCGCGCGCTTTGCGACCCGATGGGCTGCCTGTGCAGCAGCTGGATCGATGGTCGCTCTGTTTCGGCGATCTCGAAGGGTTATGA
- a CDS encoding glycosyltransferase — translation MLVLKHLQRLGWEITVVTITGAKGAASDEVWHGIRIIRHTPQSLRWRATQLLARIRETDHSGPIHKIFAKLTLPAAVAVSFPDTYTAATGELVELAQQLHQHQAYDLVLSLYHPLTSHRVASQFSQKNEVPWVAMTKDFYSWPDSLLSGSRWHPANSLKRHLERRALRKAVSLVTISDYMTEYLQRVLPTVPVCTLPHCFDPDLYPRGSQTTAVDNVFRLVSVGRSLRKHDSDGLSRLFTALGELHREGRITPERFRCCFVGSGGAFVKSVSKMHGCEAYIDLIAPKQHAEAMAAMAEATCLLYLQTPFGTRRRFSEYVGARRPILALPEFAGTMSDTFLKAYGPGRVAADHDQLKTTICDLLNQFSQNGRLDIPYEPADVDAHSACRRAEEMSALLQQHLPRLRPATDPCVASQG, via the coding sequence ATGCTGGTCCTCAAGCATCTGCAGCGACTGGGCTGGGAAATCACCGTCGTTACGATCACCGGCGCGAAGGGGGCTGCAAGTGACGAAGTCTGGCACGGTATTCGGATCATTCGCCATACGCCGCAATCACTGCGCTGGCGGGCAACTCAACTGCTTGCTCGGATTCGCGAAACGGATCACTCAGGGCCAATTCACAAGATTTTTGCCAAGTTGACGTTGCCGGCTGCCGTTGCAGTCAGTTTTCCGGATACCTATACGGCGGCGACTGGCGAGCTTGTAGAACTCGCCCAGCAACTTCATCAGCATCAGGCTTATGACTTGGTGTTGTCTCTTTATCATCCCCTCACGTCACACCGGGTCGCTTCACAGTTCTCGCAGAAGAACGAAGTGCCTTGGGTGGCCATGACGAAAGACTTCTACAGTTGGCCGGACTCTTTGTTGAGCGGCAGCCGCTGGCATCCTGCCAACTCGCTGAAACGTCACCTGGAACGGCGTGCCCTGCGCAAAGCGGTTTCGCTGGTCACGATCAGCGACTATATGACCGAGTATCTTCAACGGGTTCTGCCAACGGTTCCTGTTTGTACGCTTCCCCATTGTTTTGATCCAGATTTGTACCCACGCGGATCGCAAACCACTGCGGTCGACAATGTCTTTCGCTTGGTTTCGGTTGGCAGGTCGTTGCGGAAGCATGACAGCGATGGGTTAAGTCGGTTGTTCACCGCGCTGGGCGAACTCCACAGGGAAGGTCGTATCACTCCAGAGCGTTTTCGTTGTTGCTTTGTGGGCAGTGGGGGGGCGTTTGTGAAGAGTGTGAGCAAGATGCATGGTTGCGAAGCGTACATCGACCTGATCGCTCCGAAGCAGCACGCCGAGGCGATGGCGGCGATGGCCGAAGCGACCTGTTTGCTGTATCTCCAAACGCCATTTGGAACTCGGCGCCGGTTTTCGGAGTATGTTGGCGCGCGACGGCCGATTCTGGCACTTCCCGAATTTGCCGGCACGATGTCGGATACGTTTCTAAAAGCGTACGGCCCGGGGCGTGTGGCGGCTGACCACGATCAGCTAAAGACCACCATTTGCGACTTGCTCAATCAGTTCTCGCAGAATGGACGACTGGATATCCCCTATGAGCCAGCGGATGTGGACGCCCATAGTGCGTGCCGCCGAGCCGAAGAAATGTCGGCACTGTTGCAACAACATCTACCCAGACTAAGGCCGGCGACGGACCCATGTGTGGCATCGCAGGGATAG
- a CDS encoding class I SAM-dependent methyltransferase — protein MSESTLKQGEHDQIGVYERTGAIYEEYRYGSKYRKGYFNIRSEALARLLDTQASGGAMSVVEIGCGTGITLEYLSRTSPNLQLHGIDISQEMLEQAEARFADAKSAPELKLGSVFELPYEDDSFDALYATRFIHQFTQAEKLLIYREFERIVRPGGSIIVEFYGNRFHQEKKEAGRYREKFPDKQDVDEVIGGDYQVIPVSFRGGMRIGEWFGELPLRVILKTLRALRFHRAINEYFAVSRSPAGEKS, from the coding sequence ATGAGCGAGTCAACACTTAAGCAAGGCGAACACGACCAGATCGGCGTTTACGAACGAACCGGTGCGATCTATGAAGAATATCGGTACGGATCGAAGTATCGCAAGGGATATTTCAATATCCGTAGTGAAGCGTTGGCTCGGCTGTTGGATACGCAGGCCTCCGGTGGGGCAATGAGCGTGGTGGAAATCGGTTGCGGAACTGGGATCACGCTGGAGTATCTTTCCCGCACGTCGCCAAATTTGCAGCTTCACGGGATCGATATTTCGCAAGAAATGCTGGAGCAAGCTGAGGCTCGTTTTGCGGACGCAAAGTCGGCTCCCGAACTGAAGCTTGGTAGTGTCTTCGAACTACCCTACGAGGATGACTCATTTGATGCGCTGTACGCCACGCGGTTTATTCATCAGTTCACGCAAGCCGAGAAGCTGTTGATCTATCGCGAGTTTGAGCGAATTGTCCGACCGGGTGGTTCGATCATTGTCGAGTTTTACGGCAACCGCTTTCACCAAGAGAAGAAGGAAGCGGGCAGGTATCGAGAAAAGTTTCCAGACAAGCAGGATGTCGACGAAGTCATCGGTGGCGACTACCAAGTGATTCCGGTCAGTTTTCGAGGTGGCATGCGGATTGGTGAATGGTTTGGTGAGTTGCCATTGCGTGTGATACTAAAAACGCTGAGAGCGCTTCGGTTCCATCGAGCAATCAACGAATATTTCGCAGTCAGTCGTAGTCCAGCTGGCGAAAAATCGTAA
- a CDS encoding glycosyltransferase family 4 protein, producing MITILFVIDTLEVGGTEQSLLQLVRGLPRDQFRCVVCALYPGRTLAKEFAASDVEVVCLDLPGKYQFPTAIRRLTSVVKRVTPDLVHTMLFRASQVGRIAGWRNGIPVISSFVNVPYDRSRRMVDKASRGWKLRGLQCLDAMTARVVSRFHSVSEFAKTSNCQALRIADDRVVVVPRGRDPQQFAAREHPTCRPATPVVMNVGRLIEQKGQVHLIAAIQDVRCQDPDVKLQIAGDGPLRETLERLVQRLRLDQHVELLGRCLDVSERLSTADVFVFPSLYEGLPGAMIEAMFAGCPIVAADIPQVRELIQHQQSGLLVPPADAKALGAGICRLLRDRKLALRLGLEARRIALAKYDIHVVTRQMTSLYQQVLSDYHARGGE from the coding sequence GTGATAACGATATTGTTTGTGATCGATACGCTGGAAGTTGGCGGAACCGAACAAAGTCTACTTCAATTGGTGCGCGGACTGCCTCGCGACCAGTTCCGGTGCGTCGTATGTGCTCTGTATCCTGGTCGTACACTGGCAAAGGAGTTTGCGGCGTCCGATGTCGAAGTCGTGTGCCTCGATTTACCGGGCAAGTATCAGTTTCCCACCGCCATCCGGCGTCTCACATCGGTGGTTAAGCGGGTCACACCCGATCTGGTACATACGATGTTGTTTCGGGCCAGCCAGGTCGGACGCATTGCCGGTTGGCGAAATGGTATCCCCGTAATCAGTAGTTTCGTGAATGTGCCCTATGACCGTTCGCGGCGGATGGTCGACAAAGCCAGCCGCGGTTGGAAATTGAGAGGGCTGCAATGCTTGGATGCCATGACGGCGCGGGTGGTGTCTCGATTTCATTCGGTTTCGGAATTTGCCAAAACATCCAATTGCCAGGCTTTGCGGATCGCTGATGATCGTGTTGTGGTGGTCCCGCGTGGTCGTGATCCACAGCAGTTTGCGGCTAGGGAACATCCCACGTGTCGGCCCGCGACTCCTGTCGTGATGAATGTGGGGCGATTGATTGAACAGAAAGGCCAAGTGCATTTGATCGCCGCGATACAGGACGTCCGCTGCCAGGATCCAGATGTGAAACTGCAAATCGCTGGCGACGGACCGCTCCGTGAAACGCTGGAGCGGTTGGTTCAGCGACTGAGGCTGGACCAACATGTCGAACTGCTGGGACGCTGCTTGGATGTGTCTGAACGCTTGAGCACGGCGGATGTGTTTGTGTTCCCCTCGTTGTATGAGGGACTTCCGGGAGCGATGATCGAAGCCATGTTCGCCGGTTGCCCGATTGTGGCCGCCGACATTCCACAGGTCCGCGAACTGATCCAGCACCAGCAAAGCGGTCTGCTCGTACCACCGGCGGACGCAAAAGCTCTAGGTGCCGGGATTTGCCGTTTGCTGCGGGATCGCAAGTTAGCTTTGCGTTTGGGGCTCGAAGCTCGTCGGATCGCGTTAGCAAAATATGACATTCATGTGGTAACTCGACAGATGACAAGTCTGTATCAACAAGTCCTCTCGGATTATCACGCGCGGGGTGGCGAGTGA